From the Streptomyces pluripotens genome, one window contains:
- a CDS encoding vWA domain-containing protein: protein MSSAASGAGRPPPRTETVPLGAAATALAADAVLLGFVRALRSAGLDASAERLYAFLRAIDLLGPGKRADVYWAGRATLCGGHDDLERYERVFAAYFGTPGGSAPRRDQAAAPPRLGLATRAASTARRGPGGSEPPGPHTATLASSAEVLRHRDVAGLDAGERAQLHRLLAAFALQGQTRRSARRRPARRGDVDPRRTVRELLRRGGEPARLRRHTRVTQPRRIVLLVDVSGSMAPYADALLRFAHAAVRGGRTEVFTIGTRLTRVTRELAHRDPDLAMAALAQAVPDWRGGTRLGELLREFLIRWGQRGMARGAVVVLLSDGWERGDPELLGTQMRRLHTLAHQVIWANPRKARPGYAPLAAGMAAALPSVDAFVEGHSLAALERLASVVRGAASRATPVKGAERA from the coding sequence ATGAGCAGCGCAGCGAGCGGGGCGGGCCGGCCGCCGCCGCGGACGGAGACCGTACCGCTGGGGGCAGCCGCCACGGCGCTCGCGGCGGACGCCGTGCTGCTCGGTTTCGTGCGCGCCCTGCGGTCGGCGGGTTTGGACGCCAGCGCCGAGCGGCTGTACGCCTTCCTGCGCGCCATCGACCTCCTGGGTCCAGGGAAGCGGGCCGATGTGTACTGGGCGGGGCGGGCGACACTGTGCGGCGGACACGATGACCTGGAGCGGTACGAGAGGGTGTTCGCAGCGTACTTCGGGACACCCGGCGGGTCCGCGCCGCGCAGGGATCAGGCGGCTGCGCCACCCCGGCTCGGGCTCGCCACCCGGGCGGCGTCCACCGCCCGGCGCGGACCCGGCGGAAGCGAGCCGCCGGGCCCGCACACCGCCACGCTGGCCAGCTCCGCCGAGGTGCTGCGGCACCGAGACGTGGCCGGATTGGACGCCGGCGAACGCGCCCAACTGCACCGCCTGCTCGCCGCGTTCGCGCTCCAGGGGCAGACCCGACGCTCGGCGCGGCGGCGGCCCGCCAGGCGCGGGGACGTGGACCCGCGCCGTACCGTACGGGAGCTGCTGCGGCGCGGCGGGGAGCCGGCCCGGCTGCGGCGGCACACGCGGGTGACGCAGCCCCGGCGGATCGTCCTACTCGTCGACGTGAGCGGCTCGATGGCACCGTACGCCGACGCGCTGCTGCGGTTCGCGCACGCCGCGGTGCGTGGGGGTCGCACGGAGGTGTTCACGATCGGCACCCGGCTGACCCGGGTGACCCGTGAACTCGCCCACCGCGACCCCGACCTGGCGATGGCCGCCCTCGCGCAGGCCGTGCCCGACTGGCGCGGCGGCACCCGGCTGGGTGAGTTGCTGCGTGAGTTCCTGATCCGCTGGGGGCAGCGCGGCATGGCGCGCGGTGCGGTCGTCGTACTGCTCTCGGACGGCTGGGAGCGCGGCGATCCGGAGCTGCTCGGCACGCAGATGCGCCGTCTGCACACGCTGGCCCACCAGGTGATCTGGGCCAACCCGCGCAAGGCCCGCCCCGGGTACGCGCCACTGGCTGCCGGTATGGCGGCGGCTCTGCCCAGCGTGGACGCGTTCGTCGAGGGGCACAGCCTTGCGGCGCTGGAGCGGCTGGCGTCGGTGGTACGCGGGGCAGCGAGCCGTGCGACCCCGGTGAAAGGAGCAGAGCGTGCGTGA
- a CDS encoding FAD binding domain-containing protein encodes MIPPAFEYVRPTSVDEAVRALADAGEEAKVLAGGQSLLPLLRLRLAFPELLVDVGRVPELRGVREDGDTLVIGAMTTHHDVVHNPLVRRYAGLLAQATATVADPAVRHRGTLGGSLAHADPAGDLPAVALALDAELVVTGPGGRRTVPAREFFVDYLQSALAPDELLVEVRVPKTDGWDFHYEKFHLVAQSWAVVGVAALVRRADGHIAEARIALTNMGSTPLRATTAEQALTGADAAEAVERAAQVAAEGTRPSQDLFASPEYREHLARVLTRRAVLTASGMG; translated from the coding sequence ATGATTCCCCCCGCGTTCGAGTACGTTCGTCCCACGAGCGTGGACGAGGCGGTGCGCGCTCTCGCAGACGCCGGCGAGGAGGCGAAGGTGCTGGCCGGCGGCCAGAGCCTGCTGCCGCTGCTGAGGCTGCGGCTGGCCTTCCCGGAACTTCTGGTGGACGTCGGCCGGGTCCCGGAACTGCGTGGTGTCCGCGAGGACGGCGACACGCTCGTGATCGGCGCGATGACGACGCACCACGACGTCGTCCACAACCCGCTGGTGCGCCGGTACGCCGGTCTCCTGGCCCAGGCGACCGCCACGGTGGCCGATCCTGCGGTGCGGCACCGGGGCACTCTGGGCGGCTCGCTGGCGCACGCCGACCCGGCCGGCGATCTGCCCGCTGTGGCCCTGGCCCTGGACGCCGAACTCGTCGTGACCGGGCCGGGCGGGCGGCGCACGGTGCCAGCCCGGGAGTTCTTCGTCGACTACCTCCAGTCGGCGCTGGCGCCTGACGAACTCCTGGTGGAAGTGCGGGTGCCGAAGACGGACGGCTGGGATTTCCACTACGAGAAGTTCCACCTGGTCGCCCAGTCCTGGGCCGTCGTCGGCGTCGCGGCGCTGGTGCGACGCGCCGACGGGCATATCGCCGAGGCCCGGATCGCACTGACCAACATGGGCTCGACGCCGCTACGGGCCACGACGGCGGAGCAGGCGCTGACCGGCGCCGACGCCGCCGAAGCCGTCGAACGGGCTGCGCAGGTGGCGGCCGAGGGCACCCGCCCGTCCCAGGACCTGTTCGCCTCGCCCGAGTACCGGGAGCACCTCGCGCGGGTACTCACCAGGCGCGCGGTACTGACCGCCAGCGGGATGGGGTGA
- a CDS encoding AAA family ATPase yields the protein MTDPEQVRARLEETGYLVDEGLAVTCFLALRLHRPLFCEGDAGVGKTALATALAEALGAPLIRLQCHEGIDASQALYDWDFPRQLLHLRAAEAAGVQDADRLESELYDRRFLIARPLLQALQTQPSVLLVDEIDRADDEFEAFLLELLSEYSVTIPELGTLRAQEPPVVVLTSNRTREVHDALKRRCLYHWFDHPSFARELAIVRRRLPQVPERLAEQVTALVQTLRGADLLKPPGVAETIDWAQALDALGASEVDAELAVTTLGSVLKYREDADRARGLDLAAVLAARGA from the coding sequence ATGACCGACCCGGAGCAGGTGCGGGCCCGCCTGGAGGAGACGGGGTACCTCGTCGACGAAGGACTGGCTGTGACCTGTTTCCTGGCGCTGAGACTGCACCGGCCGCTGTTCTGCGAGGGCGACGCGGGCGTGGGGAAGACCGCGCTCGCGACCGCGCTCGCCGAGGCGCTCGGCGCGCCGCTGATCCGTCTGCAGTGCCACGAGGGCATCGACGCCTCCCAGGCCCTGTACGACTGGGACTTCCCTCGCCAGCTCCTGCACCTGCGGGCCGCCGAGGCCGCCGGGGTACAGGACGCGGACCGGCTGGAGAGTGAGTTGTACGACCGTCGGTTCCTCATCGCCCGGCCACTGCTGCAAGCCCTGCAGACCCAGCCGTCGGTGCTGCTGGTCGACGAGATCGACCGGGCCGACGACGAGTTCGAGGCGTTCCTGCTGGAACTGCTGTCGGAGTACTCCGTCACGATCCCCGAACTGGGCACGCTGCGGGCGCAGGAACCACCCGTGGTCGTGCTGACCTCGAACCGGACCCGGGAGGTGCACGACGCACTGAAGCGACGGTGTCTGTACCACTGGTTCGACCATCCCTCTTTCGCTCGCGAACTGGCCATCGTGCGGCGCCGTCTGCCGCAGGTACCCGAACGGCTCGCCGAGCAGGTCACGGCACTGGTGCAGACGCTCCGGGGTGCGGACCTGCTCAAGCCGCCAGGTGTGGCCGAGACGATCGACTGGGCCCAGGCGCTGGACGCACTGGGGGCCAGCGAGGTGGATGCGGAGCTGGCCGTGACGACACTGGGCTCGGTGTTGAAGTACCGGGAGGACGCGGACCGGGCGCGGGGGCTCGATCTGGCGGCGGTCCTGGCAGCCCGGGGAGCGTGA